The following coding sequences are from one Hippopotamus amphibius kiboko isolate mHipAmp2 chromosome 9, mHipAmp2.hap2, whole genome shotgun sequence window:
- the CASP1 gene encoding caspase-1 isoform X1, with protein MADKVLKEKRKLFVRSVGMGTINGLLDELLEKRVLNQEEMEKVRDENATVMDKARALIDSVIRKGPQACQICISHICEDDLPLAGTLGLSSGSQSGNHLNTQESQAVASPFLALQAMQDNPVKLASSGLKGNLKPCPLETAQRIRKEKSTEIYPIMERSIRTRLALIICNIEFENLPRRDGADADIRNMKMLLEGLGYNVDVKENLTASDMTVELKAFAARPEHRTSDSTFLVLMSHGIRAGICGKKYSEEVPDVLEVNTIFQILNTWNCPSLKDKPKVIIIQACRGENQGVVWVKDSVEASGNCSLLVPEDFEEDAIKKAHVEKDFIAFCSSTPDNVSWRHPIFGSLFIIKLIKNFQEYAWSCDLEDIFRKVRFSFELPDGRAQMPTAERVTLTRCFYLFPGY; from the exons ATGGCTG ACAAGGtcctgaaggagaagagaaagctgTTTGTCCGTTCAGTGGGCATGGGTACAATAAATGGCTTGCTGGATGAACTATTAGAAAAAAGAgtgctgaaccaggaagagatggagaaagtaAGAGATGAAAATGCTACAGTTATGGATAAGGCCCGAGCTTTGATAGACTCGGTTATTCGCAAAGGGCCCCAGGCATGCCAAATCTGCATCAGTCATATTTGTGAAGACGACCTCCCTCTTGCAGGAACACTGGGGCTATCCTCAG GTTCACAATCTGGAAACCATCTTAATACACAAGAATCCCAAGCAGTGGCTTCTCCTTTCCTAG ctCTTCAGGCAATGCAGGACAACCCAGTTAAGCTTGCATCTTCAGGGCTGAAAGGGAACCTCAAGCCTTGCCCCCTAGAAACAGCCCAAAGGATACGGAAAGAAAAGTCAACAGAG ATCTACCCAATAATGGAAAGGTCAATCCGCACACGTCTTGCCCTTATTATCTGCAACATAGAGTTTGAAAATCTTCCCAGGAGAGATGGAGCTGATGCTGATATCAGAAACATGAAGATGCTACTAGAAGGTCTGGGGTACAATGTGGATGTGAAAGAAAATCTCACAGCTTCG GACATGACTGTAGAGCTGAAGGCATTTGCTGCTCGTCCAGAACATAGGACCTCTGATAGTACTTTTCTGGTGCTCATGTCTCATGGAATTCGAGCCGGCATTTGTGGGAAGAAATACTCTGAAGAAGTCCCAGATGTATTAGAAGTCAACACCATCTTTCAAATTTTGAACACCTGGAACTGTCCAAGTCTGAAGGACAAACCCAAGGTGATCATTATCCAGGCCTGCCGTGGTG AGAATCAAGGGGTGGTATGGGTAAAAGATTCAGTAGAAGCTTCTGGAAACTGTTCCTTATTGGTGCCAGAGGATTTTGAGGAGGATGCCATTAAGAAAGCCCACGTAGAGAAGGATTTTATTGCTTTCTGCTCTTCGACACCAG ATAATGTTTCTTGGAGACACCCCATATTCGgctctctttttattattaaactcATCAAAAATTTTCAAGAATATGCTTGGTCCTGTGACTTGGAGGATATTTTCCGAAAG
- the CASP1 gene encoding caspase-1 isoform X2, whose amino-acid sequence MADKVLKEKRKLFVRSVGMGTINGLLDELLEKRVLNQEEMEKVRDENATVMDKARALIDSVIRKGPQACQICISHICEDDLPLAGTLGLSSALQAMQDNPVKLASSGLKGNLKPCPLETAQRIRKEKSTEIYPIMERSIRTRLALIICNIEFENLPRRDGADADIRNMKMLLEGLGYNVDVKENLTASDMTVELKAFAARPEHRTSDSTFLVLMSHGIRAGICGKKYSEEVPDVLEVNTIFQILNTWNCPSLKDKPKVIIIQACRGENQGVVWVKDSVEASGNCSLLVPEDFEEDAIKKAHVEKDFIAFCSSTPDNVSWRHPIFGSLFIIKLIKNFQEYAWSCDLEDIFRKVRFSFELPDGRAQMPTAERVTLTRCFYLFPGY is encoded by the exons ATGGCTG ACAAGGtcctgaaggagaagagaaagctgTTTGTCCGTTCAGTGGGCATGGGTACAATAAATGGCTTGCTGGATGAACTATTAGAAAAAAGAgtgctgaaccaggaagagatggagaaagtaAGAGATGAAAATGCTACAGTTATGGATAAGGCCCGAGCTTTGATAGACTCGGTTATTCGCAAAGGGCCCCAGGCATGCCAAATCTGCATCAGTCATATTTGTGAAGACGACCTCCCTCTTGCAGGAACACTGGGGCTATCCTCAG ctCTTCAGGCAATGCAGGACAACCCAGTTAAGCTTGCATCTTCAGGGCTGAAAGGGAACCTCAAGCCTTGCCCCCTAGAAACAGCCCAAAGGATACGGAAAGAAAAGTCAACAGAG ATCTACCCAATAATGGAAAGGTCAATCCGCACACGTCTTGCCCTTATTATCTGCAACATAGAGTTTGAAAATCTTCCCAGGAGAGATGGAGCTGATGCTGATATCAGAAACATGAAGATGCTACTAGAAGGTCTGGGGTACAATGTGGATGTGAAAGAAAATCTCACAGCTTCG GACATGACTGTAGAGCTGAAGGCATTTGCTGCTCGTCCAGAACATAGGACCTCTGATAGTACTTTTCTGGTGCTCATGTCTCATGGAATTCGAGCCGGCATTTGTGGGAAGAAATACTCTGAAGAAGTCCCAGATGTATTAGAAGTCAACACCATCTTTCAAATTTTGAACACCTGGAACTGTCCAAGTCTGAAGGACAAACCCAAGGTGATCATTATCCAGGCCTGCCGTGGTG AGAATCAAGGGGTGGTATGGGTAAAAGATTCAGTAGAAGCTTCTGGAAACTGTTCCTTATTGGTGCCAGAGGATTTTGAGGAGGATGCCATTAAGAAAGCCCACGTAGAGAAGGATTTTATTGCTTTCTGCTCTTCGACACCAG ATAATGTTTCTTGGAGACACCCCATATTCGgctctctttttattattaaactcATCAAAAATTTTCAAGAATATGCTTGGTCCTGTGACTTGGAGGATATTTTCCGAAAG